The Benincasa hispida cultivar B227 chromosome 11, ASM972705v1, whole genome shotgun sequence genome has a segment encoding these proteins:
- the LOC120091451 gene encoding cyclin-dependent protein kinase inhibitor SMR4 gives MEAKQGPANYEEECSTPTRWECRIPAVFNCPPPPKKKIGTDGKKRDPPKHGYFQPPDLEALFSVPPRREACA, from the coding sequence ATGGAGGCGAAACAGGGGCCTGCAAATTACGAGGAAGAATGTTCGACGCCGACCCGGTGGGAGTGCCGGATTCCGGCGGTGTTCAACTGTCCGCCGCCgccgaagaagaagattggaacCGATGGGAAGAAGCGGGATCCACCGAAACATGGCTATTTTCAGCCACCTGATCTTGAGGCTCTGTTTTCAGTTCCTCCCAGAAGGGAAGCCTGTGCTTAA